Proteins from a genomic interval of Youhaiella tibetensis:
- a CDS encoding lytic transglycosylase domain-containing protein has translation MLKVQQGRVRLVAGLLAATMFLQAGTAPLPANANDGIDNTTTAAINPAQTVAALPQGSATFRRTLDLVKAGKYADAYAAARGMDNPVERRTIQWASIYYGGPDIDYESIARFTADAPDYATAALYRTRLEQSLVKANAAGPDVIRLLGGAMPNTIPAQIALAVAYLQDGQKDRAARIARSIWVDNYLDQATEEQVKAKLGALLDRDAHWARAIHLMMNDRAAGVERLLPYLSSGQKSLAVARIAVSRKAKNAKALLDAVDPAYQSNPVFIYSRAQRARQADLYESALDWLNKAKGDLPDAAEWWYERRALIRELLANGNAKLAYKAADTYREGPEGRLVEARFHAGWIAASFLNDPSSAKAHFEKMRGLSTLPDSVSQANYWLARTLRQLGDNAGAKSALEAAAKYGTVYYGLLARAELGLKGAEIRGMPAWQHSQSIFDSREPVQAIRLLAANGQQAMALPLMRTFAGRLTDTGEMVLAARLAQSIGAHQVAISIAETAEMRGAPMDLFSFPKDGLPQNAALAAIDKAAVYAITRQESRFQVDAVSSAGARGLMQLMPGTAKETAAKVGVDYSANRLVTDGAYNALLGSTYLAAQLSKYNGSLVLAAAAYNAGAGNANKWIAAYGDPRSDRVDPVVWVELIPFQETRKYVQRVLGNYLVYRTRLGDDGMTIMDALRKIPG, from the coding sequence ATGCTCAAAGTGCAACAGGGGCGAGTTCGCCTTGTTGCTGGCCTGCTCGCAGCAACGATGTTTCTGCAGGCCGGCACCGCCCCGCTTCCCGCCAATGCGAATGACGGGATCGACAACACGACGACGGCAGCGATCAATCCGGCGCAGACGGTAGCGGCTCTGCCGCAGGGGTCGGCGACGTTCAGACGCACGCTGGATCTGGTAAAGGCCGGCAAGTACGCCGACGCCTATGCAGCGGCGCGCGGCATGGACAACCCGGTCGAACGCCGCACGATCCAATGGGCTTCGATTTACTACGGCGGCCCTGACATCGACTACGAGTCGATCGCCCGCTTCACGGCCGATGCGCCCGACTATGCGACCGCGGCCCTCTATCGCACCCGGCTTGAGCAGTCCCTGGTCAAGGCCAATGCCGCCGGCCCGGACGTCATCCGCCTGCTCGGCGGGGCCATGCCCAACACAATTCCGGCGCAGATTGCGCTTGCCGTCGCCTATCTGCAGGACGGCCAGAAAGATCGCGCGGCCCGTATCGCCCGCTCGATCTGGGTCGACAACTACCTCGACCAGGCTACCGAGGAGCAGGTCAAGGCCAAGCTCGGTGCCCTGCTCGACCGTGATGCCCACTGGGCGCGCGCCATCCACCTGATGATGAACGACCGCGCCGCGGGCGTCGAACGCCTGCTCCCCTATCTGTCTTCGGGCCAGAAGTCGCTGGCCGTGGCCCGTATCGCCGTCTCGCGAAAAGCCAAGAACGCCAAGGCGCTGCTCGATGCCGTCGATCCGGCCTACCAGAGCAATCCCGTCTTTATCTACTCGCGCGCGCAACGGGCCCGGCAGGCGGACCTCTACGAGAGCGCACTCGATTGGCTGAACAAGGCCAAGGGCGACCTGCCCGACGCCGCCGAGTGGTGGTACGAGCGCCGGGCGCTGATCCGCGAGCTCCTGGCGAACGGCAACGCCAAGCTCGCCTACAAGGCAGCGGACACCTATCGCGAGGGCCCGGAGGGCCGCCTGGTCGAAGCGCGCTTTCATGCGGGCTGGATCGCGGCTTCCTTCCTCAACGATCCCAGTTCAGCAAAGGCGCATTTCGAGAAAATGCGCGGGCTCTCTACCCTGCCGGACTCGGTCAGCCAGGCCAATTACTGGCTTGCCCGCACCTTGCGCCAACTGGGCGACAATGCTGGCGCCAAGTCGGCTCTGGAGGCCGCGGCCAAGTACGGCACGGTCTATTACGGCCTGCTGGCTCGCGCCGAGCTCGGGCTCAAGGGTGCCGAAATCCGGGGAATGCCCGCCTGGCAGCACAGCCAGTCGATCTTCGACTCCCGCGAGCCGGTTCAGGCGATCCGTCTACTGGCCGCCAATGGCCAACAGGCCATGGCGCTGCCCCTGATGCGTACCTTCGCCGGTCGGCTGACCGATACCGGCGAGATGGTACTGGCCGCCCGCCTCGCCCAATCGATCGGCGCCCACCAGGTGGCGATCAGCATCGCGGAGACCGCCGAGATGCGCGGCGCTCCGATGGATCTTTTCAGCTTTCCCAAGGACGGACTGCCCCAGAACGCCGCGCTGGCGGCAATCGACAAGGCCGCCGTCTATGCGATTACCCGCCAGGAAAGCCGTTTCCAGGTCGACGCGGTTTCGAGCGCCGGCGCTCGCGGGCTGATGCAACTGATGCCCGGGACCGCCAAGGAAACGGCTGCCAAGGTTGGTGTCGACTACTCGGCCAATCGCCTCGTCACCGACGGCGCCTACAACGCCCTGCTCGGCTCCACATACCTGGCGGCGCAGCTCAGCAAGTATAACGGTTCGCTGGTGCTGGCCGCGGCTGCCTACAATGCCGGGGCGGGCAACGCCAACAAGTGGATTGCGGCCTATGGCGACCCGCGTTCGGATCGCGTTGACCCTGTCGTCTGGGTAGAACTGATCCCGTTCCAGGAGACGCGCAAATATGTGCAGCGCGTGTTGGGCAACTACCTGGTCTACCGTACGCGGCTGGGCGATGACGGCATGACGATCATGGACGCCCTCCGCAAGATTCCGGGCTGA
- the dapA gene encoding 4-hydroxy-tetrahydrodipicolinate synthase has product MLRGSITALITPFANGAVDEKAFSAFVDWQITEGSHGLVPVGTTGESPTVSHEEHRRIIEICVEVTNKRVPVVAGAGANSTAEAVALARYAEDVGADAVLSVVPYYNKPNQEGLFQHFSAVARATALPIILYSVPGRTVVDLTVDTIARLREAHDNIIGVKDATADMGRATAQRAKLGADFILLSGEDMTALGFNAHGGTGCISVTSNIAPKLCAEFQNACQQGNYARALELQDKLAPLHRTLFLEPNPTGVKYAAKRLGLAENELRLPLVPVTPATQEAIDGALAHAGLI; this is encoded by the coding sequence ATGCTGAGAGGATCGATCACGGCGCTCATCACCCCCTTTGCCAATGGGGCGGTCGATGAGAAAGCCTTCTCGGCATTTGTGGATTGGCAGATTACCGAGGGCTCGCACGGCCTGGTTCCCGTAGGGACCACCGGTGAAAGCCCGACGGTCAGCCACGAAGAGCATCGCCGCATTATCGAGATCTGCGTCGAGGTCACCAACAAGCGCGTTCCGGTCGTTGCCGGCGCCGGTGCCAATTCGACCGCCGAAGCGGTGGCGCTCGCGCGTTATGCCGAAGATGTCGGCGCCGACGCGGTGCTCTCGGTCGTGCCCTATTACAATAAGCCCAACCAGGAAGGGCTCTTCCAGCACTTCTCGGCGGTCGCCCGTGCCACTGCGCTCCCGATCATCCTCTACTCGGTTCCTGGCCGCACCGTGGTCGACCTGACGGTCGACACCATCGCGCGCCTACGGGAGGCGCATGACAACATCATCGGCGTCAAGGACGCGACGGCCGACATGGGGCGCGCTACCGCCCAGCGTGCCAAGCTCGGCGCCGATTTCATCCTGCTCTCCGGCGAGGACATGACGGCTCTCGGCTTTAACGCCCATGGCGGCACCGGCTGCATCTCGGTGACGTCCAACATCGCGCCCAAGCTTTGCGCCGAGTTCCAGAATGCCTGCCAGCAGGGCAACTATGCCCGGGCGCTCGAACTGCAGGACAAGCTTGCGCCGCTGCACCGCACGCTCTTCCTCGAACCCAATCCGACCGGCGTCAAATATGCCGCCAAGCGCCTGGGCCTCGCCGAGAACGAACTGCGCCTGCCGCTCGTGCCGGTCACCCCCGCCACCCAGGAAGCCATCGATGGCGCCCTGGCCCATGCGGGGCTGATCTAA
- the smpB gene encoding SsrA-binding protein SmpB, with the protein MAPKKEGKGLISHGQVAENRRARFDYEIVDTLEAGIVLTGTEVKSLRSGHAQITESYASPERGELWLINAHIPEYLQANRFNHEERRPRKLLVSKKQLAHLSQEVERAGNTIVPLKLYFNDHGKAKVLIGLGKGKKSYDKRETEKNRDWNREKSRIMKEGGRG; encoded by the coding sequence ATGGCCCCCAAGAAGGAAGGCAAGGGCCTCATCAGCCACGGGCAGGTCGCCGAGAACCGCCGCGCGCGTTTCGACTACGAAATCGTCGATACGCTCGAGGCGGGCATCGTCCTGACCGGGACCGAGGTCAAATCGCTGCGTTCGGGGCATGCCCAGATCACGGAGAGCTACGCCTCTCCGGAGCGCGGTGAGCTGTGGCTGATCAATGCCCATATTCCCGAGTATCTGCAGGCCAACCGCTTCAACCACGAGGAGCGGCGCCCGCGCAAACTGCTCGTGTCCAAAAAGCAGCTCGCTCATCTTTCCCAGGAGGTTGAGCGCGCCGGCAACACCATCGTGCCGCTAAAGCTCTATTTCAACGACCACGGCAAGGCCAAGGTGCTGATTGGGCTGGGCAAGGGCAAGAAGTCCTACGACAAGCGCGAGACCGAGAAGAATCGGGACTGGAACCGGGAAAAATCGCGGATCATGAAAGAGGGCGGGCGGGGCTAG
- a CDS encoding uracil-DNA glycosylase, which translates to MPETNPPHDCQLCPRLAEFRHANRALYPDFFNAPVPNWGDERPRLIIVGLAPGLKGANKTGRPFTGDYAGDLLYATLKKVGLASGEFEARADDSLRLEQVLIVNGVRCVPPQNKPTGPEIANCRRFLSATLDHYETSVAYVALGRIAHDTLLTTLHERRAAFPFAHGTEHELSSGRRLFDSYHCSRYNTNTGVLTPEMFEDVIGRAAAFVRG; encoded by the coding sequence TTGCCTGAAACCAATCCCCCGCACGATTGCCAGCTCTGCCCGCGCCTCGCCGAATTCCGGCATGCGAACCGGGCGCTTTACCCTGATTTCTTCAACGCGCCGGTGCCGAACTGGGGCGACGAGCGCCCGCGGCTGATCATCGTCGGGCTGGCCCCGGGCCTCAAGGGCGCCAACAAGACCGGACGGCCTTTCACGGGCGACTATGCCGGTGACCTGCTCTACGCCACCTTGAAGAAGGTCGGCCTTGCGAGCGGGGAATTCGAAGCGCGTGCCGATGACAGCCTCAGGCTCGAACAGGTGCTGATCGTCAACGGAGTGCGTTGCGTTCCGCCGCAGAACAAGCCGACCGGCCCCGAGATCGCCAATTGCCGGCGGTTCCTCTCGGCAACGCTCGATCACTACGAAACCAGCGTCGCCTATGTTGCCTTGGGCCGGATCGCGCATGACACGCTGCTGACGACGCTGCATGAACGACGCGCGGCCTTTCCGTTCGCGCATGGCACCGAGCACGAGTTGTCCAGCGGCCGGCGGCTCTTCGACAGCTACCATTGCTCGCGTTACAACACGAATACCGGCGTCCTGACGCCGGAGATGTTCGAGGATGTAATCGGCCGGGCGGCGGCCTTCGTCAGAGGCTGA
- a CDS encoding NYN domain-containing protein: MSLDPREKIVLFIDGANLYATSKAIGVDIDYRRLLKEFQSKAYLLRAYYYTALIEDQEYSSIRPLIDWLDYNGFTVVTKPAKEFTDATGRRKIKGNMDIELTVDALEMSAHYDHMVLFSGDGDFTALVAALQRKGKRVTVASTLTTSTPMISDDLRRQADFFLDVAELAKTVGRTPVDRTPPVVEDDSE; the protein is encoded by the coding sequence ATGTCCCTCGATCCGCGCGAAAAGATAGTTCTCTTCATAGACGGCGCAAACCTCTACGCCACTTCCAAGGCAATTGGCGTGGATATTGACTATCGCCGACTGCTCAAGGAGTTCCAGAGTAAAGCCTATCTCCTGCGCGCCTACTACTATACCGCACTTATCGAGGACCAAGAATACTCCTCCATCCGCCCCCTGATCGACTGGTTGGACTATAATGGCTTCACAGTCGTCACCAAGCCGGCCAAGGAATTCACCGACGCCACCGGGCGCCGCAAGATCAAGGGAAACATGGATATCGAGCTGACGGTCGACGCGCTCGAAATGTCCGCCCACTACGATCACATGGTGTTGTTCTCGGGCGATGGCGACTTCACCGCGCTGGTTGCCGCGCTCCAGCGCAAGGGCAAGCGCGTCACCGTGGCCTCTACTCTAACCACCTCGACCCCGATGATTTCGGACGACCTGCGCCGCCAGGCGGACTTCTTCCTCGATGTCGCCGAACTCGCCAAGACGGTCGGGCGCACGCCGGTTGACCGGACTCCTCCTGTTGTCGAGGATGACTCGGAGTGA
- the rpoZ gene encoding DNA-directed RNA polymerase subunit omega translates to MARVTVEDCIEKIENRFDLVLMAAHRARMISSGSQITVDRDNDKNPVVALREIGDGAISPEDLREDLIHSMQKYVEVDEPEMHAAPLIESGNDDDNMTFDTMSEDELLRGIESLAPPERRDD, encoded by the coding sequence GTGGCCCGCGTCACAGTTGAAGACTGCATCGAAAAGATCGAGAACCGCTTCGATCTGGTGCTCATGGCGGCTCATCGCGCTCGCATGATTTCGTCCGGTTCCCAGATCACGGTGGACCGCGACAACGACAAGAACCCGGTCGTCGCCCTGCGCGAGATCGGCGATGGCGCGATTTCGCCCGAGGATCTGCGCGAAGACCTGATCCATTCCATGCAGAAGTACGTCGAAGTCGACGAACCCGAAATGCATGCTGCCCCTCTGATCGAGAGCGGCAACGACGACGACAACATGACCTTCGACACCATGAGCGAAGACGAATTGCTGCGCGGCATCGAGAGCCTGGCGCCGCCGGAGCGTCGCGACGATTGA
- a CDS encoding RelA/SpoT family protein — MMRQYELVERVQAYNPNTDESLLNKAYVYAMQKHGSQKRASGDPYFAHPLEVAAILTDLKLDDATIAVGLLHDTIEDTDATRSEIDQLFGSEIGAIVDGLTKIERLNLVSREEAQAENLRKLLLAISEDVRVLLVKLADRLHNMRTLEYMPAEKRTRIAQETLDIYAPLAGRMGMQGIRSELEDLSFKVLQPEQYEAITSRLREMQADHHDTIERITSELSDELKAEGIDAKVSARVKSPFSIFNKIERKSIALEQLSDMIGFRVIVESVEDCYRTLGIVHTNWKVVPGRFKDYISVPKHNDYRSIHTTIVGPGRQRVELQIRTMAMHQVAELGIAAHALYKDGASADLSRLEKESRAFVWLRQTIQHLTAGNTGEDFLEYTKLELFQDQVFCFTPRGRLIALPRGATPIDFAYALHTEIGDTCVGAKINGAIMPLVTQLRSGDEVEIIRDQNHLPPSNWEGIAATGKARAAIRRAVRLAAQQRAFALGEHVLKMLLERESVAADDAEMKAVAEAIGHPSKRELLIAVGEGKVSTEVIADEIAKVKGFRRHRSRRIDLPVADKADGWFALRHTNLLRFRVPGSTSRGPRAAEALEELNFNTPVELSAEGVVPGDRLVGILEPRQPIKVYPIHSDALADLYDSDVAWIDVRWDVVGSQEREYKVVISMESINKPGSLAQVSSAIATCDANINNLVMRMISPDFHQLVFEIEVRNLAQLTDVLATLKRSPGLHNVQRATVAEAGTIATLEWNGKIEQAEQA, encoded by the coding sequence ATGATGCGTCAATACGAGCTTGTCGAACGGGTTCAGGCCTACAACCCCAATACCGACGAGTCGCTGCTCAACAAGGCTTACGTTTACGCCATGCAGAAGCATGGTTCGCAAAAACGCGCATCCGGCGATCCGTATTTCGCTCATCCTCTCGAGGTCGCGGCCATCCTGACCGACCTCAAGCTGGATGATGCCACCATTGCCGTGGGCCTCCTCCACGACACCATCGAGGATACCGACGCCACCCGGTCCGAGATCGACCAGCTTTTCGGCTCGGAGATCGGCGCGATCGTTGATGGCCTCACCAAGATCGAACGGCTCAACCTGGTCTCGCGCGAGGAGGCGCAGGCCGAGAACCTGCGCAAGCTCCTGCTGGCGATCTCCGAGGACGTGCGCGTGCTCCTCGTCAAGCTCGCCGATCGCCTGCACAACATGCGCACGCTCGAATACATGCCCGCCGAAAAGCGGACGCGCATTGCCCAGGAGACGCTCGACATCTATGCGCCGCTGGCCGGGCGCATGGGTATGCAGGGCATTCGCTCCGAACTCGAGGATCTTTCCTTCAAGGTTCTTCAGCCCGAGCAGTACGAGGCCATCACCAGCCGCCTGCGCGAGATGCAGGCCGACCATCACGACACCATCGAGCGGATCACGAGCGAACTGAGCGACGAGCTCAAGGCCGAGGGCATCGATGCCAAGGTCAGCGCCCGGGTTAAGTCGCCATTCTCGATCTTCAACAAGATCGAACGCAAGTCGATCGCGCTCGAGCAGCTCTCGGACATGATCGGCTTCCGGGTGATCGTCGAGAGCGTTGAGGATTGCTACCGTACGCTCGGCATCGTCCACACCAACTGGAAAGTCGTGCCGGGTCGATTCAAGGACTACATTTCGGTCCCCAAGCACAACGACTACCGCTCCATCCACACCACCATCGTCGGACCGGGCCGCCAGCGCGTCGAGCTGCAGATTCGTACGATGGCCATGCACCAGGTCGCCGAACTCGGCATCGCCGCTCACGCGCTTTACAAGGATGGCGCCTCTGCAGACCTGTCGCGGCTCGAAAAGGAGAGCAGGGCCTTCGTCTGGCTGCGCCAGACCATCCAGCACCTGACGGCCGGCAATACCGGCGAGGATTTCCTCGAATACACCAAGCTCGAGCTCTTCCAGGACCAGGTGTTCTGCTTCACCCCGCGCGGGCGCCTCATCGCCCTGCCGCGGGGCGCCACGCCCATCGACTTCGCCTACGCCCTCCACACCGAGATCGGTGACACCTGCGTGGGGGCCAAGATCAACGGCGCCATCATGCCACTGGTGACCCAGCTGCGCTCGGGCGACGAAGTGGAGATCATCCGCGACCAGAACCACCTGCCGCCTTCCAATTGGGAGGGCATCGCCGCCACCGGCAAGGCCCGCGCCGCCATCCGCCGCGCCGTGCGCCTGGCAGCCCAGCAGCGCGCCTTTGCGCTGGGCGAGCACGTGCTCAAGATGCTGCTAGAACGCGAAAGCGTTGCGGCTGACGACGCCGAGATGAAGGCAGTCGCTGAGGCGATCGGCCATCCTTCCAAGCGCGAACTGCTCATCGCCGTCGGTGAGGGGAAGGTCTCGACCGAAGTCATTGCCGACGAAATCGCCAAGGTCAAAGGCTTCCGTCGCCACCGCAGCCGGCGCATAGACCTGCCGGTCGCCGACAAGGCCGATGGCTGGTTCGCGCTCCGGCACACCAACCTCCTGCGCTTCCGCGTTCCGGGCTCTACCTCGCGCGGACCCAGGGCCGCCGAAGCGCTCGAGGAGCTCAACTTCAATACCCCCGTCGAACTCTCCGCCGAAGGCGTGGTTCCCGGCGACCGCCTGGTCGGCATCCTCGAGCCTAGACAGCCGATCAAGGTCTATCCCATCCATTCGGATGCCCTTGCCGACCTCTACGATTCCGATGTCGCCTGGATCGACGTGCGCTGGGACGTCGTCGGCAGCCAGGAGCGGGAGTACAAGGTCGTCATCTCGATGGAATCGATCAACAAGCCCGGCTCGCTCGCCCAGGTCTCCTCGGCCATCGCGACCTGCGACGCCAATATCAACAACCTGGTCATGCGCATGATCTCGCCCGATTTCCACCAATTGGTGTTCGAAATCGAAGTGCGTAACCTGGCGCAATTGACGGATGTGCTGGCAACGCTCAAACGTAGCCCGGGACTGCACAACGTTCAGCGCGCGACGGTCGCCGAAGCCGGCACCATCGCCACGCTCGAATGGAACGGAAAAATCGAACAGGCGGAGCAAGCGTGA
- the pyrE gene encoding orotate phosphoribosyltransferase, producing the protein MTTEEVLAIFKECGAILEGHFILSSGLRSPVFLQKARVFMYPEKSAILCSALADKIRAEGFGDVSKVVSPAIGGIIPGYETARHLKLPALYTERVNGVFELRRGFEIEKNEKVIVVEDIVSTGLSIRECIETLRNIGADVVAAACLIDRSGGEADVGVPLVSLTRYKVPAYPADALPPELAAIPAVKPGSRGLQ; encoded by the coding sequence GTGACCACCGAAGAAGTACTGGCCATTTTCAAGGAATGCGGCGCGATCCTGGAGGGACACTTCATCCTCTCGTCGGGGCTGCGTTCGCCGGTCTTCCTCCAGAAGGCGCGCGTGTTCATGTACCCGGAAAAGTCCGCGATCCTGTGCAGCGCGCTTGCCGACAAGATTCGCGCCGAAGGGTTCGGTGACGTCTCCAAGGTCGTTTCGCCTGCCATCGGCGGGATCATCCCGGGCTACGAGACCGCCCGTCACCTCAAGCTGCCCGCGCTCTATACCGAGCGCGTCAACGGCGTGTTCGAGCTGCGCCGCGGCTTCGAGATCGAAAAGAACGAGAAAGTGATCGTGGTCGAGGACATCGTCTCGACCGGCCTCTCGATCCGCGAATGCATCGAGACGCTGCGCAATATCGGCGCCGATGTCGTGGCGGCCGCCTGCCTCATCGACCGGTCGGGCGGAGAAGCCGACGTCGGGGTGCCGCTGGTATCGCTGACCCGCTACAAGGTGCCGGCCTATCCGGCCGATGCGCTGCCGCCCGAACTGGCCGCCATTCCGGCGGTCAAGCCGGGGAGCAGGGGCCTGCAGTGA
- the acpS gene encoding holo-ACP synthase has protein sequence MIIGIGNDLCDIRRVEKTLERYGERFTQRCFTEIERRKSDRRAQRAASYAKRFAAKEACSKALGTGLNFGVYWRDMGVVNLPSGKPTMKLTNGAAKILASLVPKGHEPHIHLTITDDGGMAQAFVIIEALPVDQTATLP, from the coding sequence GTGATCATCGGGATCGGCAACGACCTGTGCGATATCCGTCGCGTCGAGAAGACTCTCGAGCGCTACGGCGAACGCTTCACGCAGCGTTGCTTCACCGAGATCGAGCGGCGCAAGTCGGACCGCCGCGCCCAGCGCGCGGCCTCCTACGCCAAGCGTTTCGCGGCCAAGGAGGCCTGCTCCAAGGCGCTGGGAACCGGTCTTAATTTCGGCGTTTATTGGCGCGACATGGGCGTCGTCAACCTGCCGTCCGGCAAGCCGACCATGAAACTGACCAACGGGGCCGCAAAAATACTGGCTTCCCTTGTGCCCAAGGGGCACGAGCCGCATATCCACCTGACCATCACCGACGACGGCGGAATGGCGCAGGCCTTCGTCATCATCGAAGCGCTGCCGGTTGACCAGACGGCGACGCTCCCGTAA
- the lepB gene encoding signal peptidase I, with translation MSQSMSNAEKKAGRNEVRDTIVVVIEALLIAILFRTFLFQPFSIPTASMQNTLMIGDYFVANKFVWGYGPYSFPFPVPFNGRIMGREPNRGDIAVFHNITNEDYIKRVIGLPGDRIQMKEGRLYINGTMVEREEIGKAQDTDSNMQTVPVTLYRETLPNGVTHVIQEISDDQPLDNTAEYVVPAGHYFMMGDNRDRSADSRVLSQVGYVPSSALIGKAEARFFSIKDNIPPWQIWQWPANVRWDRMFQSVNQ, from the coding sequence ATGAGCCAATCCATGTCGAATGCCGAAAAGAAGGCAGGCCGCAATGAGGTCCGCGATACCATCGTTGTGGTCATCGAGGCGCTGCTCATCGCGATCCTGTTCAGGACGTTCCTCTTCCAGCCCTTCTCGATCCCCACGGCATCGATGCAGAACACGCTCATGATTGGTGACTACTTCGTCGCCAACAAGTTCGTCTGGGGCTACGGGCCGTATTCGTTCCCGTTCCCGGTGCCGTTTAATGGCAGGATCATGGGGCGTGAGCCCAATCGCGGCGATATCGCGGTCTTCCACAACATCACCAACGAAGACTACATCAAGCGTGTGATCGGCCTGCCGGGCGACCGCATCCAGATGAAGGAAGGGCGCCTCTACATCAACGGCACGATGGTTGAGCGCGAGGAAATCGGCAAGGCGCAGGATACCGACAGCAACATGCAGACGGTGCCCGTCACGCTCTATCGCGAGACCCTGCCGAACGGGGTGACCCACGTCATCCAGGAAATCTCGGACGACCAGCCGCTCGACAACACCGCCGAGTACGTCGTTCCGGCCGGGCACTATTTCATGATGGGCGACAACCGCGACCGCTCCGCAGACAGCCGCGTCCTGAGCCAGGTCGGTTACGTCCCCTCCAGCGCCCTGATCGGCAAGGCCGAGGCCCGGTTCTTCTCGATCAAGGACAATATTCCGCCCTGGCAGATCTGGCAGTGGCCGGCCAACGTGCGGTGGGACCGCATGTTCCAGTCCGTCAACCAATGA
- the rnc gene encoding ribonuclease III produces the protein MSMKVRGHQKLEARLGYRFADPDLLDRALTHSSAVSPGKRIERSYQRLEFLGDRVLGLVVADMLYRRLPKANEGELSRTLNTLVRKETCAAIARELDLGPELNLGESEARTGGAEKEAILADVAEAVIGAIYCDGGLGKAFEFIERMFGDRIGVLHADRADAKTTLQEWAQGRGLEPPTYVLAARTGPDHAPEFTISVQVGKFEPLTATGASKKIAEHKAAEKFLVREKVWKETL, from the coding sequence ATGAGCATGAAGGTTCGGGGTCATCAAAAGCTGGAGGCCCGTCTGGGTTACCGCTTCGCTGACCCGGACCTGCTCGATCGTGCGCTGACCCATTCGAGTGCCGTCTCGCCGGGCAAGCGTATCGAGCGGTCCTACCAGCGCCTTGAATTCCTGGGCGACCGCGTGCTCGGGCTCGTTGTCGCGGACATGCTCTATCGCCGCCTCCCCAAGGCGAACGAGGGAGAGCTGTCGAGGACGCTCAATACGCTGGTTCGCAAGGAAACCTGCGCCGCCATCGCCCGCGAACTCGATCTCGGCCCCGAGCTCAACCTGGGCGAGAGCGAAGCGCGGACCGGTGGCGCCGAGAAGGAAGCGATCCTTGCCGACGTCGCCGAGGCCGTGATCGGCGCCATCTATTGCGACGGCGGGCTGGGCAAGGCCTTCGAATTCATCGAACGCATGTTCGGAGACCGGATTGGCGTGCTTCATGCCGACCGTGCAGACGCCAAGACGACGTTGCAGGAATGGGCCCAGGGCCGGGGATTGGAGCCGCCGACTTATGTCCTGGCGGCCCGGACCGGCCCCGACCACGCCCCCGAGTTCACCATTTCGGTGCAGGTGGGTAAGTTCGAACCGCTGACCGCCACTGGCGCCAGCAAGAAGATTGCCGAGCACAAGGCGGCCGAGAAATTCCTCGTGCGCGAGAAAGTCTGGAAGGAAACTCTTTGA